A region of the Mesoterricola sediminis genome:
CGAGCTGAAGGTGACCTGGACCCGCCCCACCTTCTCCACCCGGTACGCCCGCCGGAAATCGTCGTTCTCCAGCTCCTCGGGAATGGCCAGGCGCAGGGAGCGCCGGCCCCGGGCCACGCCGAGGCCCGCCAGCCGCGTCCCGGCGCTGAAGATCCGCGGGCCGAAGGGGAACCGCACCTTGAGGCCGGGCGCCTTCAGCGCGAAGAGCGCCTCATCGCGGCTCATGGTCGCGGTCACATGGAAGACCTCCTGGTCCAGCCAGAGGAAGTTCAGGTCGAACTTGGCGTTCGGCGTGACGAGGATGGCGAGTTCATTGCGATCGCAGACGCGCTTCAGGGTGTCCCGGATGACGGCGGGATTGCGGACGAAGGCGTTGTCGTCGCTGGCCAAGGGTCCCTCCCGTGCGGATCGGATTGGGCCCAGTATCCACGAGGCGGGGGCGAACTGGTGAAAATTCGTGCCCAGCCAGGACCGTCCCCCCTTTTCTGCTCCGCCCGCCCCCGGGAACCCTGGAATATAATCCATTTACCTTCATCAAGTTTCCTCGTTTCCCCCGGCCGGAATTCGGCCATAATCGCCGCGTGATGCCCCCGCACGAACCGGACACCCCCCTGGCCCAGGTCCAGCGCAGGCACCGGCTTACCGTCCTCGGCGCCGGGGGTCCCCCCATGCTCTTCTGCCACGGCTTCGGCACGGACCAGAGCCTGTGGCGCCTGCTGGCGCCGCGCTTCGGGAACACGCACCAGGTCGTCCTCATGGACCACGTGGGCACCGGCGGCTCGGACACCTCCGCCTACCGCAAGGAGCGCTACGCCTCGCTGGACGGGTACGTGGAGGACGTGCTCGAGGTCTGCCGCGTCCTGGATCTCCGGAACCTCGTCTACGTGGGCCATTCGGTGAGCGCCATGATCGGGCTGCGGGCCGCCCTGGCCGAACCTGAGCGCTTCGCCTGCCTCGCCATGGTGGGGGCCTCGCCCCGCTACCTGGAGGACGCGGACTACCACGGCGGGTTCACCGCCTCCGACGTGGAGGAGCTGCTGGAGGCCTTCGACCTCAACCGGGAGGTGTGGGCCAGCCACCTGGCCGTGACCGCCGCCGCGGCCCCGGAACAGCCCTGGATCGTCCAGGAGATCGAGGCCCAGTTCCTGCACGCGGTGCCCGCCATCCTCCGCCAGTTCGCCCGCGTCACCTTCTCGGTGGACGATCGTCCCCTGCTGGGCCGGTGCCCGGTGCCCGTGCTCCTGCTCCAGTCCCGCGAGGACCCCATCGTTCCCGAGGCGGTCAGCCACTACCTCGCCGCTGGCCTCCCGGAGGCCCACCTGGTCTTCCTCGATACGGCGGGCCACTTCGCCCAGCTCAGCGCCCCCGACGAGGTGGAACGCCACCTGCGCGCCTTCCTCGCCAACGGGAGAGGCGCCCGTGGATGACCGGCCTCCCGACCTGACCGCCTGGTTCGACGCGATCCCCGTGGGCCTGGTGGAGGCCCATCCCGACGGCCGGATCCGGCGGGTCAATGCCACCCTCCTGGGCTGGACCGGCTACGCCGCCGCGGACCTGCTGGACCAGGTCTGGTACGACCGCCTCCTCTCCCCGGGCGCCCGGGTCCTCGCCCGAACCCACATCCTGCCCATCCTCGCCCGGGAAGGACGGCTCGACCGCCTCATCCTGGACCTCCTGGCCCGGGACGGCCGCCGGATCCACGCGGTGGTCCACGTGGCCCGGGTGGCTGGAACCGAGGGGGACCCGCCCCACGACCGCCTGACCTTCATCGAGGCGCCGGAACGCCGGGCCTGGGAGGAGCAGCTCATCAAGGCCAACCGGGCCGCGGAGGACGCCCTGGAGGCCCTCCGGGAGCTGAACCTGGACCTGGAGGCCAAGGTCGCGGAGCGCACGGAGGCCTTGGCCAGCGCCAACAAGGACCTGGACGCCTACGCCCGGAGCGTGGCCCACGACCTGCGCGGCCCCCTCCAGGCCATCCTGGCCCTGGGCCAGGCCCTGGAAGCCAGCGCCGGGCCCACCCTGGCGGCGCCCGACGCCACCCGCCTGACCAAGCTCCTGCGGGCGGCCGGCTCCATGGAGACCCTCATCGGCGGCCTGCTCCAGTTGGCCCGGGCCAGCGGTTCGCCCCTGACCCGCCAGCCCGTGGACCTCTCCGCCATCGCCGCCCGGGTCTGCGGCGAACTCCAGGCCGGCCACCCCGGCCGCGCCGTGGCCCTGACCGTGGCCTCCGGCCTCCACGCCTGGGGGGACCCCGCCCTCCTGGAAGTGGTGCTCCGCAACCTCCTGAGCAACGCCTGGAAGTACACGGCCGCCACCCCCGAGGCCCGCATCGCCTTCGAGCGGGAGGGGGACGGGGCCTTCGTCGTGCGGGACAACGGGGCGGGCTTCGACATGGCCGTCTCCGACCGCCTCTTCCAGCCCTTCCAGCGCCTCCACGACGCCCAGGCCTTCCCCGGCATCGGCCTGGGCCTCGTCGCCGTCAAGCGCATCATCGAGCGCCACGGCGGCCACCTGCGGGTGCTGGCCGCCCCCGGGCGGGGGGCCGCCTTCCACTTCACGCTCGGGGATCCGCCGGAGCCCGGAGCCTGACCACCTTTCCCGGGGCCGGGGCCCCGGCGAGAATGGCATGCGGGGAGGCGGCGCGGTGGACGCATCGGTGATCGAAGTCGTGGCGGCGGTGGCGGTCCGGGAGGGGCGCCACCTGGTGTGCCAGCGACCCGCCCACAAGCGCCACGGGGGACTCTGGGAGTTTCCCGGCGGCAAGCTGGAACCGGGGGAAACCCTCCAGGAGGCCGTCCGGCGCGAGCTGGCGGAGGAGTTGGGGGTGGAAGGGACGGAGGCGGGTCCCTGCCTGGCCACCTTCCACGATCCCGGGTCCCCCTACCGGGTCGCCTTCCACCCCGTGACCTTCCGGGGCGAGCCCCGGTGCCTGGAGCACGCGGCCCTCGCCTGGGCGACTCCCGCGGAACTGGCCGCCCTGCCCCTGGCGCCCTCGGACCGGCGCTTCGTGGAGACGGTGCTCCTGGCGGGGGCCTGAGGCCCCGGGGGGTGCTACAACGGAAGGGGGCCCCGCCCCGGAAGAAAGGAATCCCATGCCGAACCTCCAAGCCCTGGGCGCGGGAGACGCCCTCGCGGCCGTCCGCGCGAAGGCCCCCCTTGTCCACAACATCACGAACTTCGTCGTCATGAACACCACGGCCAACGCCCTGCTGGCCCTGGGCGCCTCCCCCGTGATGGCCCACGCCGAGGCCGAGATGGCCGACATGGTCGCCCTGGCCTCCGCCCTGGTGCTCAACCTCGGCACACTCACGCCGGCCTGGGTGGCGGCGATGGTCAAGGCCGGCGAGGCCGCCAACGCCAAGGGCATCCCCATCGTGCTGGACCCCGTGGGCGCCGGCGCCACCCCCTACCGCACCGCCACCGCCCGGGAGCTCCTCCAGGCCCTGCGCCCGGCCATCCTGCGCGGCAACGCCTCCGAGATCCAGGCCGTCGCCGGGGAGCAGGTGCGCACCAAGGGCGTGGACGCCACCTCCGCCTCGGACGACGCCCTGGCCGCGGCCCAGGCCCTGCAGGCGGCCTACGGCTGCGCGGTGGCCGTCAGCGGCCCCACCGACCACATCCTCGGCGGGGGCCGCGCCTGGCGGATCCACAACGGCCACCCCCTCATGCCCCGGGTGACGGGCCTCGGCTGCACCGCCACCGCCCTTTGCGGGGCCTTCGCGGCGGTGACGCCGGATCCCGGGACCGCCGCCGCCCAGGCCATGGCCGTCATGGGCGTGGCGGGCGAGATCGCCGCCGAGGGTGCCCAGGGCCCGGGCACCCTCCAACTCGCATTCCTGGACGCCCTCTACAACCTGGAGCCCGCCACCCTGGAGGCCCGTCTGCGGGCGGACGTGCGATGAAGGGCCTCTGCCTGGTGACGGACCGGGCCCTCTGCGCCCCCCGGACCGTGGAGGAGGTGGTGCGCCTCGCCGTGCAGGGCGGCGCCACCTCCGTCCAGCTCCGGGACAAGGACCTCCCCACCCGGGCCTTCCTGGAAACGGCTGAACGCCTCCACGCCTTCCTCCGCCCCCGGGGGGTCCCCCTCATCATCAATGACCGGGTGGACATCGCCCTGGCCGTGGGGGCCGAAGGCATCCACGTGGGCCAGGACGACCTGCCGCCCGAGGTGGTGCGCCGCCTGGCCGGCCCCGGCGTCCTGGTGGGCCTGTCGGTGGAGACCTGGGAGGACGTCGTCCGGGCCCAGGACCAGCCCGTGGATTACCTGGGCGTCAGCCCCGTCTATGGCACCCCCACCAAGACCGACACCAAGGGCGCCTGGGGCCTGGACGGCCTGGCCCGCATCCGGGCCTTCAGCCGGCACCCCCTGGTGGCCATCGGCGGCCTCCACGCCGGCACCATCCCCGGGGTGGTGCAGGCGGGCGCGGACGGCATCGCCGTCGTCTCCGCCCTCTGCGCCGCCCCCGACCCCGAGCGCGCGGCCCGGGAACTCGCGGCCCTCTGCTAATGCAGCGTCCGCCAAGTTGCCTGAATCATCCGAGGGGAGCGGCCGCTGCAGGTCCATCGGGGGCATCGCCCCCTATGGCGTCGGGAAGGCCGTGCCTTCCCGACTGTCGCCCCCTGGGGGCCCGGCAAAGGGCCCCCAGACCCCCGGCAAGTGCCGCTCCCATCGCGTACGGATGATCCAAGAGACCTGGCGGACGCGGCGCTAGTCGACGGTCACCCGGAAGGGTTGGCTCGTCACCCCGTTGGACACGTGCACCTCCAGCTCCCGCCCGGGGGCCTGGAAGGTGGCCGAACCGCCTTCGCCAAAGGCCAGCACCTGGCCCGTGGCGGGGTCCCGCACCATCACGCCGACGCCCACCTCGCCGTTCCAGGTCAGGTGCACCCGGCCCGCGCCGAGCGAAACCGCCTTCGGGGGCCGGGGCGCCGCCTGCCAGCCACCCTGGCGCGCCGCGGCGACGGCGCCCCCGGCGCGGATGCGGAGCCCCGCCAGGCGCCGCGTCGTGGCCCCGTCCAGGGGCAGGGCGAAGCTGAACTGGGTCTCCCCCCCCGGCAGGTCCGCGACCTCGGCGGGGGTGAAGGGGAAGGAACGGAGCGGGGTCCCGTGGGCGTCGGTGAGTTCCAGGACGGCCTCGCCTCCCGTGGGCATGGCCGGCAGGGCCAGGAGGGTGTAGGCGGGGGCGAGGGTCCACCGCCCCTGGCGACAGCGGCCGGAAACCAGGAGGCAGGGGACGCCCGCCACCGGCGCCTCCGGGCCCGTCGCCGCGGCGCTCCGCCCCGGACCGGGAACGGGCGGACCCCCTGCCAACGGGGCCGGCACGGGGTCGACGGTGAAGGCGCCCGGCGCCCGGAAGGTCCCCGCGGCGGTCGCCACCACGATGGGCCCCGTGGCCGCGTCGTCCGGGACCACGAGCAGGAGCCGCCGGTCATCCAGCACCTGGAAGGGGGCGTTGGCCTTCCCCACCGCCACGGCCTTCACCTGCTCCAGGCCGGTGCCGTAGACGGTGACCCGGGTGCCGGGGGCCCCGTGCCGGGGCAGGAAGAAGAATAGGAGCGGCCGGGAAGCGGGCGCGACGGCCATCGCGACCCAGCCGATGGACATCAGGAGGCTGGCGCGGAACAGGCGGGGACAGGCCATGGGGGATCACCTGGACAAGGAGCTGAAAGGGTGGCCGGACAGGAGCCGGCCGTTCTGAAAAGGGCTTCAAAAAGCGCGCCGGGGGCGGAGGTGCGAAAATCGCAACATGGTGCGGCGCCGCCGCCCTGTCAAGGCGGCCCGCGCCGGGCTCAGGCCCGCCGGGCCGGCCTCGGGGGCCAGGGGATCTGCACCAGGAGCACCCCCGCGAGGATCAGGACCAGGCCCGGAACCATGCGGGCCGGAATGGCCTCGTGGCGGACGGCCCACCCCAGGACCACCGCCACCACGGGGTTCCAGTACGCGTAGGTGCCCGCCCGGGCCGCGGGCCAGGCGCGGGTCAGGTGGTGGTAGGCCGAGTAGGCCACGATGGACCCGGCCAGGATCAGGTAGGCCAGGGCCAGCAGGCTCGGCCTCCCGACGGGCCCGTGGGTGAAGCCCCCGGCCCAGGGGGCCGCGGCCAGGGACAGCAGGCCCGCCGTGAGCATCTCCACGGCCACCTGGCTGAAGTGGCCGGCGCCGCAGGGGTGGCGCTTGCCGTACAGGGTCCCGAAGGACCAGATGAACGCGGAGAGGACCAGCACCCCGGCGCCCAGCAGGTCCGGCCCCCGGCCCCCCGGCCAGAGGAGGACGGCGACCCCCAGGAAGCCCACCCCCAGCCCCAGCCACCCCTTGGGGCCGAGGCCCCGGGGCTCCTGGGCCCCCAGGAACAGGGGCACCGTGGCCCCCAGGGTGGCCGCGACGCCGCTGCTCACCCGTCCCTCGGCCCAGGCGAGGAGGGCCATGCACAGCGCCAGCAGGAGGGCCCCCTGCCCCATCAGCGGTCCCAGCTCCCGGCGGCTGGGCATCCGCTCCCCGCGCAGGCGGGCCAGGATGAGGGCGATCAGGCCCGCCGGCAGGAACCGCGCGGCCGACAGCCCGAAGGGCGTGAAGGCGTCCACGGCGTAGGCGATGCCGAGGAAGGTGGAGCCCCACACCAGGGATACCGTGAGGTAGGAGAGCCAGGCGCCCATGGCTAGGCCCGCGCCGCCAGGGCCCGCTGCAGTTTGTCCAGGAGCCGGAGCAGTTCCTTCTGCTCGCTGGGCTCCAGGCAGGCCTCGGGATCGAAGGCCGTCCGGCCGCTCCGCCACAGGACCTCCGGCACCGAAGCCAGTTTGTCGGCCCCTTCGGGAGTCAGGGAGACGATCACCCGCTTCCCGTTCTCCGGATCCCGCCCGCGGCGGATCCAGCCCGCCCGCTGGAGGGTGTCCAGCAGGGAGGTGACACTGGGCCGGTCCGCGTGCAGCAGGTCCGCGATGGCGCTGGGGGCCAGCCCTCCCGCCTCCTTCAGCCGGCGCAGCAGGAAGATCTGCTTGGGGCTGATGCCGTGGGGCGCCAGGGCCCGGGCCACCTGGCGCTTCCAGTCCAGGTGGATCCGGGCCACGAGCTCGAGGATGCGTCCGCTCATAATTAGAATTCTAATTATGAGCGGTCCCCCGGGTCAAGCCCCGGCCGGCCCCTGCCAGCGGCGGAACCGGGCGTATTCCAGCCCGAATTCGGCCATCACCTTGCCCACGATGTGGTCCTCCAGGTCCGCCACGGAGGCGGGCCCGTGGTACGAGGTCAGGACGGGCGGCAGGATGACGACGCCCTGCCCCGCCAGGTCCAGCATGTTGCGGAGATGGATGACGCCCAGGGGCGCCTCCCGGGCCACGAGCACCAGCTTCCGCCGCTCCTTGAGGGTGACGTCGGCGGCGCGCAGGAGGAGGTTGTCCGAGTAGCCGTGGGCGATCCCGGCGAGGGTCTTCATGCTGCAGGGCACGACCGCCATGCCGGCGGTGCGGAAGGTCCCGCTGGCGATGCTCGCGCCGATGTCCCGGAGGTCGTGGGCGCAGGTGGCCAGGGCCTCCAGCTCCCCGGGGCCGATGCCGGCCTCGTGGGCCAGCGTCCGACGCGCGCCCTCGGTGACGACGAGGTGGGTCTCCCAGCCGGGCTGGTCCTGCATCGCCTTCAGGAGGCGCACTGCGAGATTGGCGCAGCTCGCGCCGCTGACGCCCACCACGAGGCGCCTGGATTCCTGGATCATGGTCTTCCGTGCATGGAAAGGCCGGGGGAGGCGGACCTCCCCCGGCGGTTCGGGACTAGTGGACGAAGAAGCGCACCCAGAGGGCGGTGACCGGCATGGCCAGGAACAGCGCCGGCAGCATGTTCGCGACCGCGAACGGCTTGATGCCCGCGATGCGGAACCCGGTCGCGACCATGATCAGGCCGCCGCAGGCCGAGAAGTCCGCGATCATGACCGGGGAGGTCATGGGCAGGATCCGGGTGGCCAGCAGGAACAGGGAGCTCTGGATGATGAACTGGGGCACGGCGAGGGTGGCCACCGAGAACCCCAGGGCCGTGGCGAAGATCGCGGCCGTGAAGAGGTCCAGGAAGGACTTCACCATCAGGAGCGAGGAATCGCCCGTCATGCCCTCGTTCATGGCCCCGAAGATCCCCGTGCCGCTCGCGCAGAAGAGGACCAGGATGGCCACGAACTTGCTGAGGAACTCGTCGTGGGGGAGGTTCGCGTCGGCGGGCTTGGCGATGCGGTCGATGAAGCCGCGGGTCTTCCCGGCCAGCTTCATGATCGCGTCCTCCAGGTGGAGGAGCTCGCCGATCATGGTGCCCACCAGCAGCGAGAGGATCACGGCCGGCAGGTACTTCACCTTGACGATCATGGCGATGCCGAGGCCCATGGACGACACCCCGAAGACCAGGGGCATCTTGGTGCGGAGGTTCTCGCTGATCCGGTTGCCGGCGGCGGCGCCCGTGAGGCTGCCCACGATGACGGAGGCGCCGTTGACGAAGGGTCCGATCATGTGCTGCTCCTATTTCACGAAACGGGTGGGGTCGACGTCCAGGAACGGGGCGCGCTGGAACCGGGACTTCAGCTCGAAGGGGACCGTCGCGTCGAAGATCGCCTTCGTGGTGATGCCCTTGCCGCGGATGGAGGGGCTCATCTCGGGGCACTGGGAGGGATCCAGCGGATGGCAGCGCACGCCCGGGATGGCCACCACGTCCGTGTCGGCCTGGAAGCGGGTGGTCATGGCCCAGAGCACGTCATTGGTGTCGAAGGGGTCCACGTCCTCGTCCACGAGGATCACGTGCTTCAGCTCCGAGAAGGCCGAGAAGGCCAGGAGCGCGGCCTGCCGCTGCCGCCCCTCGTCGACGGGGATGCGCTTGTTGACCTGGAGCACGGCGAGATACTTGCCGCCGCCCGAGGGAT
Encoded here:
- a CDS encoding EamA family transporter — its product is MGAWLSYLTVSLVWGSTFLGIAYAVDAFTPFGLSAARFLPAGLIALILARLRGERMPSRRELGPLMGQGALLLALCMALLAWAEGRVSSGVAATLGATVPLFLGAQEPRGLGPKGWLGLGVGFLGVAVLLWPGGRGPDLLGAGVLVLSAFIWSFGTLYGKRHPCGAGHFSQVAVEMLTAGLLSLAAAPWAGGFTHGPVGRPSLLALAYLILAGSIVAYSAYHHLTRAWPAARAGTYAYWNPVVAVVLGWAVRHEAIPARMVPGLVLILAGVLLVQIPWPPRPARRA
- a CDS encoding (deoxy)nucleoside triphosphate pyrophosphohydrolase; translated protein: MRGGGAVDASVIEVVAAVAVREGRHLVCQRPAHKRHGGLWEFPGGKLEPGETLQEAVRRELAEELGVEGTEAGPCLATFHDPGSPYRVAFHPVTFRGEPRCLEHAALAWATPAELAALPLAPSDRRFVETVLLAGA
- the thiM gene encoding hydroxyethylthiazole kinase — its product is MPNLQALGAGDALAAVRAKAPLVHNITNFVVMNTTANALLALGASPVMAHAEAEMADMVALASALVLNLGTLTPAWVAAMVKAGEAANAKGIPIVLDPVGAGATPYRTATARELLQALRPAILRGNASEIQAVAGEQVRTKGVDATSASDDALAAAQALQAAYGCAVAVSGPTDHILGGGRAWRIHNGHPLMPRVTGLGCTATALCGAFAAVTPDPGTAAAQAMAVMGVAGEIAAEGAQGPGTLQLAFLDALYNLEPATLEARLRADVR
- the thiE gene encoding thiamine phosphate synthase; this encodes MKGLCLVTDRALCAPRTVEEVVRLAVQGGATSVQLRDKDLPTRAFLETAERLHAFLRPRGVPLIINDRVDIALAVGAEGIHVGQDDLPPEVVRRLAGPGVLVGLSVETWEDVVRAQDQPVDYLGVSPVYGTPTKTDTKGAWGLDGLARIRAFSRHPLVAIGGLHAGTIPGVVQAGADGIAVVSALCAAPDPERAARELAALC
- a CDS encoding MarR family winged helix-turn-helix transcriptional regulator, encoding MSGRILELVARIHLDWKRQVARALAPHGISPKQIFLLRRLKEAGGLAPSAIADLLHADRPSVTSLLDTLQRAGWIRRGRDPENGKRVIVSLTPEGADKLASVPEVLWRSGRTAFDPEACLEPSEQKELLRLLDKLQRALAARA
- a CDS encoding sensor histidine kinase, giving the protein MDDRPPDLTAWFDAIPVGLVEAHPDGRIRRVNATLLGWTGYAAADLLDQVWYDRLLSPGARVLARTHILPILAREGRLDRLILDLLARDGRRIHAVVHVARVAGTEGDPPHDRLTFIEAPERRAWEEQLIKANRAAEDALEALRELNLDLEAKVAERTEALASANKDLDAYARSVAHDLRGPLQAILALGQALEASAGPTLAAPDATRLTKLLRAAGSMETLIGGLLQLARASGSPLTRQPVDLSAIAARVCGELQAGHPGRAVALTVASGLHAWGDPALLEVVLRNLLSNAWKYTAATPEARIAFEREGDGAFVVRDNGAGFDMAVSDRLFQPFQRLHDAQAFPGIGLGLVAVKRIIERHGGHLRVLAAPGRGAAFHFTLGDPPEPGA
- a CDS encoding DUF554 domain-containing protein, whose product is MIGPFVNGASVIVGSLTGAAAGNRISENLRTKMPLVFGVSSMGLGIAMIVKVKYLPAVILSLLVGTMIGELLHLEDAIMKLAGKTRGFIDRIAKPADANLPHDEFLSKFVAILVLFCASGTGIFGAMNEGMTGDSSLLMVKSFLDLFTAAIFATALGFSVATLAVPQFIIQSSLFLLATRILPMTSPVMIADFSACGGLIMVATGFRIAGIKPFAVANMLPALFLAMPVTALWVRFFVH
- a CDS encoding alpha/beta fold hydrolase, producing MPPHEPDTPLAQVQRRHRLTVLGAGGPPMLFCHGFGTDQSLWRLLAPRFGNTHQVVLMDHVGTGGSDTSAYRKERYASLDGYVEDVLEVCRVLDLRNLVYVGHSVSAMIGLRAALAEPERFACLAMVGASPRYLEDADYHGGFTASDVEELLEAFDLNREVWASHLAVTAAAAPEQPWIVQEIEAQFLHAVPAILRQFARVTFSVDDRPLLGRCPVPVLLLQSREDPIVPEAVSHYLAAGLPEAHLVFLDTAGHFAQLSAPDEVERHLRAFLANGRGARG
- a CDS encoding UbiX family flavin prenyltransferase, which gives rise to MIQESRRLVVGVSGASCANLAVRLLKAMQDQPGWETHLVVTEGARRTLAHEAGIGPGELEALATCAHDLRDIGASIASGTFRTAGMAVVPCSMKTLAGIAHGYSDNLLLRAADVTLKERRKLVLVAREAPLGVIHLRNMLDLAGQGVVILPPVLTSYHGPASVADLEDHIVGKVMAEFGLEYARFRRWQGPAGA